The window ctcaccctgaaaaaatttcattaatttatgaTTACCTCCTGATGGAAGAagtataaaagaaataaaaactttgaaGGGGTAAActttaactgattaaaaattcgagagtttttcatttgaaaaaacttacgTCCACGCTTTAGTCCTAACTAGGAATAACTACGAATTTTATactaacttttatttatttattttgcaaacaaaatattacattGTTCTGACTTTGTTGTTGTACAGTTTACCTATGTTGTTTTTTAGTCATTACCTAAACACTATGCCCTTCTATCACAAAACAGATTTGCAAAATATCAGCCAAGTTTAGACCTTCGTAACTCAAAACTCGTCTAAAACCCCAATTATTACAAGTATACCATGGGtttcgaaaaattcaataattaagTGGGATGTGTACCTTTTGTATCTATAGTGTTTTGTGACTTTATGTATTAGGCGTAGGTCTTGTAAAGttgtgtgaaacaccctgtacttCTTTGGcaacatttgaatttttgaaaattcttgcctaataaaattatacttGTCTAACTTTCAAAGacataatttttcttaaaactgtGTTGTAGCTAAGAACTTTTCTAGgtctttattttacaattcgTTCCGTCAACGTTTTATGCacttttctatatttttagaACCTTTTAGAGACGTTAAAAGTGTAAGTAAACCTAAACtgcttcaattttaaaatttttcattgttcCAATTTTTCGGGATTTTGGTCGGATTCCGGTACCCGGAGCGTTTATCGGCCCATGACTCCCGGATCTTCAAGTATTAACCGCAGTCACTTCAACATTATtatatcgttggaaagctcttttattttatctgtctttttattattattaattattattattattattattttccctTCACTGCGTATTGAATTAGCACGTAAATAATTATGCATCAAGTATGAAAACACACAGAAACGcctaaaatttgttgtttaaataaattcttatcaaaatctgGATGAGCTTGTGGCTGAAAGTGAGTAATCAGAGCTTGGAAAATTCTTCACTGTTTCTTTGTACAAACGAGTCATGAGTGTTTGCAGAGAAAATGAAGCGAAACttaataaatatcaaataaattaagctcACAATACTTGGCATTAAATACAGACGTAAAAATAAGTGTTTCTAGTGATttgaattaatgaaaaattggATTGTTCTATGTGGTGAATAGGAAAAATAGGATGTGATAACAGCTGATAAAGACACTATTATTATACTTTTGATCGTTTATTTCagattttgttattattacaatcAGTTATCGCTGTATGTCCTATGTCCCAATTCTCCTCCGTAAGCCATTTCGAGGGCATCTATCATAAGGGTGTAAAATTCTGGCGTCATGAAATAGGGATTATCCCTATTTCCCGTATTCAGAAACCTGTCTTcgcaaaaacacaaaaaaagcgTTTCGATTGCGACCTGAAATCGATGATTTATTCTCCTTTAATTACTTTCACATCCGTTTACATTCATAACAGAGACGTAAAAAAACGTCACGGTGCCCGCCAAACACACACCCAAAACGACCGGAACGTAGATATATTTCACCTTCAAGGGCTGAAACATCGTTTTTGAAAAGTTAAACTGAGCTGAAAAAATCACCAGAATTATCACAATGCCCAAAATTATGCCACacaacattataaaaaaggaCAAGGCGTGCATAAAAATGCAAGCCAATTCATCGATGATTATTGTATCACACAGAAAGAGCCAAAGGAGTCTAACAGCTCGACGGCCTGATTTGAAGATACCTCGACCATGAAGAGCTGAAACAAAACAGTTAATTGTGTTAACAATTTACTGAAATGAAAATACCGGTCATAATGTATGCTTTTCGTGTAAGATAGTCACTCATTTCCCTTAACCACTCAGAACAAACCGCCACTACGCCACAGAAACCAGTGTGTGGTCTGTTTCCAAAACACTCGGTTAGTGGTTTTAGAATTCGCAAGATTGTTATAACCAGAGCACCAGTAGCAATGGTTCCAAGGTGGTAGTGCAACCCCATCCAGAGGGTAAAAAAATACGGACAACACAAAGTTGATTTGTTCCTAAAATCCAACTGTTGTGGTTTTGCTCCCCAATTTTGGGCCATACCTTGCAAAAAAATACGCTTGAATGACACCACTAACAATCAAACATTGACACCCGTTGGCAAAAGCAAACAACCAAAACATCACCACACTTATGAACAACGTGTTCAAAACTCTGCAACAATTAACCGAAAATTTGTTTGGGTTTGGTGATCTTACTTTAGTTCGGTACTGTATGTAATTTTTCCCTCCACTGCGTACAGAAGCAACAACAAGTAAATAATGATCGCGTCAAGGATGAACACGAacaagatcgtctaaaatttgttatttgaataaattcttatgaaaatttggtAGAGACCTAAATTACTATTAGTGGTTGGACGAGAGTGATCGGAGCTTGGAAAATGATCCTCACTGTTTCTCGGTACAACCGAGCCATGAGGAAAAAGTATTTGCGGAGAAAATGGAGCAAAAC of the Tribolium castaneum strain GA2 chromosome 1, icTriCast1.1, whole genome shotgun sequence genome contains:
- the LOC658553 gene encoding choline transporter-like protein 2 isoform X1, encoding MRRQFEEPAYKKVPAVNIYEFRELTPLDKLEFPELPKNRKCTNVTMLIVFITFVAGLIGLILSISFNKHLRRWWYGYDSCENLCGFKNVRISFRPEDCKPEDYRDFPVVLYANVTTTCVKLADCKPSDFNLFFGRCFPKDSLPEETIKVQKYFEIISNTWKARYAITVMVFAALGLILLIYGLFRVSAKFTFMALIIVMTSLSAVITIGFWSTYFLKQGRPYLMPSIVSLIYLIPFLVLLHFLRKYFFLMARLYRETVRIIFQAPITLVQPLITILFVFILDAIIIYLLLLLYAVEGKITYSTELKVLNTLFISVVMFWLFAFANGCQCLIVSGVIQAYFFARNKSTLCCPYFFTLWMGLHYHLGTIATGALVITILRILKPLTECFGNRPHTGFCGVVAVCSEWLREMSDYLTRKAYIMTALHGRGIFKSGRRAVRLLWLFLCDTIIIDELACIFMHALSFFIMLCGIILGIVIILPLKVKYIYVPVVLGVCLAGTVTFFYVSVMNVAIETLFLCFCEDRFLNTGNRDNPYFMTPEFYTLMIDALEMAYGGELGHRTYSDN
- the LOC658553 gene encoding choline transporter-like protein 2 isoform X2: MYQRDDAHSFHNFCRRIGLILSISFNKHLRRWWYGYDSCENLCGFKNVRISFRPEDCKPEDYRDFPVVLYANVTTTCVKLADCKPSDFNLFFGRCFPKDSLPEETIKVQKYFEIISNTWKARYAITVMVFAALGLILLIYGLFRVSAKFTFMALIIVMTSLSAVITIGFWSTYFLKQGRPYLMPSIVSLIYLIPFLVLLHFLRKYFFLMARLYRETVRIIFQAPITLVQPLITILFVFILDAIIIYLLLLLYAVEGKITYSTELKVLNTLFISVVMFWLFAFANGCQCLIVSGVIQAYFFARNKSTLCCPYFFTLWMGLHYHLGTIATGALVITILRILKPLTECFGNRPHTGFCGVVAVCSEWLREMSDYLTRKAYIMTALHGRGIFKSGRRAVRLLWLFLCDTIIIDELACIFMHALSFFIMLCGIILGIVIILPLKVKYIYVPVVLGVCLAGTVTFFYVSVMNVAIETLFLCFCEDRFLNTGNRDNPYFMTPEFYTLMIDALEMAYGGELGHRTYSDN